From the genome of Desulfobaculum xiamenense, one region includes:
- a CDS encoding tetratricopeptide repeat protein, translating into MSRLLTLPLATALAATLCSCATLPDTRPADEPVVWELTDHAEITYQFMRFDTARRLGRHEDAEAALARLLELAPSPHAFLEGANYFWHRNRIDETRDILKTAIATYPDNRDLALTLATTYFAEKRFDAAELTIRDYLRTRPDDWVAHRELAVVLIEARRFAQAIDVIEGIPDEEKDAQTLYYGAKASAGLGLNRQAIGMLYRAVEIKSDFVEAWAEMAYLFEVERDYVAAEETYGRILELGETGGEVWLRLISLNLKMNNPDKALELYRQGPTDMNFALEAATMFLEQKFYDHARSVLTPLPQTEGAPTKIWFYLALLAYEGDQDPAQALDYLNRIPSDDPLYGRAISFRVQLLLDTDRTPEALRLVRRVKTAHPTVRDYWLLEAHIHETLGDFAQARATLEKALEQWIDDTELLYSLGITLDKLGMRDKGVEMMERIISIDPEHSDALNFVGYTLADEGRDLDRAMVLINKALEADPESGFIIDSLAWLYFRLGDNDKAWAEIQRAVERVADDPTIWEHYGDIARAVGDTEKAREGYRNSLELRPDTPAIQKKLDTL; encoded by the coding sequence CTGACACTTCCGCTCGCCACGGCGCTTGCAGCCACACTCTGCTCCTGCGCGACGCTCCCGGACACCCGTCCGGCCGACGAACCCGTCGTGTGGGAACTCACCGATCACGCGGAAATCACCTACCAGTTCATGCGCTTCGATACGGCGCGCCGCCTCGGACGTCATGAAGACGCGGAAGCCGCGCTGGCGCGGCTTCTGGAGCTTGCCCCATCACCGCACGCCTTCCTTGAGGGCGCGAACTATTTCTGGCATCGCAACAGGATCGACGAAACCCGCGACATCCTCAAGACCGCCATTGCGACCTATCCCGATAATCGCGACCTCGCGCTGACGCTGGCGACGACCTATTTCGCCGAAAAGCGTTTCGACGCGGCGGAACTGACCATCCGCGACTACCTGCGCACCCGCCCCGACGACTGGGTCGCCCATCGCGAACTTGCCGTCGTGCTCATCGAGGCCCGTCGCTTCGCACAGGCCATCGACGTCATCGAGGGCATCCCCGACGAGGAAAAAGACGCGCAGACCCTCTACTACGGCGCGAAGGCCAGCGCCGGACTCGGCCTGAACCGTCAGGCCATCGGCATGCTCTACCGTGCCGTGGAGATCAAGTCCGACTTCGTGGAAGCATGGGCCGAAATGGCCTACCTGTTCGAGGTCGAGCGCGACTACGTCGCCGCGGAGGAAACCTACGGCCGCATCCTCGAACTCGGCGAAACCGGCGGCGAAGTCTGGCTCCGGCTCATCAGCCTGAACCTCAAGATGAACAATCCGGACAAGGCGCTCGAACTCTACCGCCAAGGCCCCACGGACATGAACTTCGCCCTCGAAGCGGCGACCATGTTCCTGGAGCAGAAATTCTACGACCACGCGCGCTCCGTCCTGACGCCGCTGCCGCAGACCGAGGGGGCACCGACGAAGATATGGTTCTATCTCGCGCTGTTGGCCTACGAAGGCGATCAGGACCCCGCACAGGCCCTCGACTACCTGAATCGCATCCCCTCGGACGATCCGCTCTATGGCCGCGCCATCAGCTTCCGCGTGCAGCTTCTGCTCGATACCGACCGCACCCCCGAGGCGCTCCGATTGGTCCGCAGAGTCAAGACCGCGCACCCCACCGTGCGTGACTACTGGCTGCTTGAAGCGCACATCCACGAAACGCTCGGGGATTTCGCGCAAGCACGCGCCACGCTTGAAAAGGCCCTCGAACAGTGGATCGACGATACGGAACTGCTCTATTCCCTCGGCATCACGCTCGACAAGCTCGGCATGCGCGACAAGGGCGTGGAGATGATGGAGCGCATCATTTCCATTGATCCGGAGCATTCCGACGCCCTCAACTTCGTCGGCTACACGCTCGCCGACGAAGGACGCGACCTCGACCGCGCCATGGTGCTCATCAACAAGGCGCTGGAGGCCGACCCCGAAAGCGGCTTCATCATCGATTCGCTGGCCTGGCTTTATTTCCGCCTCGGCGACAACGACAAGGCATGGGCGGAAATCCAGCGGGCCGTCGAACGCGTGGCCGACGACCCCACCATCTGGGAACACTATGGCGACATCGCCCGCGCCGTGGGCGATACGGAAAAGGCCCGCGAAGGCTACCGGAACAGTCTCGAACTCAGGCCGGACACCCCGGCCATTCAAAAAAAGCTCGACACCCTATGA
- the rpiB gene encoding ribose 5-phosphate isomerase B, with amino-acid sequence MSQLTVAIGSDHAGFSLKEILRKHLEDRGITVQDVGPFDTCSVDYPVYAKKLCKYVLEEGCPGVLVCGTGIGMSMTANHIPGIRAAVCANSYQARMTRLHNDANVLCLGERVTGPGLAAEILDIFIDTQFEGGRHLRRIELIENND; translated from the coding sequence ATGTCACAGTTAACGGTCGCCATCGGCTCCGATCACGCCGGATTCTCCCTCAAGGAAATCCTGCGCAAGCATCTGGAGGACCGTGGCATCACCGTGCAGGACGTCGGTCCCTTCGACACCTGCAGCGTCGATTATCCCGTCTACGCCAAGAAGCTCTGCAAGTATGTCCTCGAAGAAGGCTGCCCCGGCGTGCTCGTCTGCGGCACCGGCATCGGCATGTCCATGACGGCCAACCACATCCCCGGCATCCGTGCGGCGGTGTGCGCCAATAGCTATCAGGCCCGCATGACCCGTCTGCACAACGACGCGAACGTCCTCTGCCTTGGCGAGCGCGTCACCGGTCCCGGCCTTGCCGCCGAAATTCTCGACATCTTCATCGACACGCAGTTCGAGGGCGGCCGCCACCTGCGCCGCATCGAGCTGATCGAGAACAACGACTAG
- the tkt gene encoding transketolase, protein MMTEANPALDAKAVSVLKALVMDATRKANSGHPGGPMSSADMAYVLFKEFLRFDPSDPQWFNRDRFILSAGHESSLLYGLLHFCDLLEIDDLKAFRQFGSKTPGHPEIELPGVEVTTGPLGQGFAMGVGEAVAEALLRSKLGDETIDHNTFVLASDGDLQEPVALGAASLAGLWGLGKLVVLYDKNEIQLAGPTSRCDCVDYRKVFEGMCWQVLEVDGHDHEAIRTAIAEAKNDPRPTLIIGHTVMAKGTATREGDHETHGAPLPPEEIAATKAKWGLDPEADFQVPEDVLTHFRSHFGFLEAESKKWMRKLVTRRETDSEFDELWNNVTGSRRSLKLRMPEFEDGSSVATRKAWGSCLNEIMHQLPFLAGGSADLDPSNQTAKFREAMGVFCASDHGKRNLSFGVREFPMGAILNGMAAHGGVIPFGATFLVFSDYERNALRMSALQKLPVLHVFTHDSFYVGEDGPTHQPIEHASSLRLIPNMLVFRPADAYETRACLELALTQTERPSCLLLTRQGLPVLAPSSHPSVVEGPARGGYILEDCDGEPEVTIMAAGSEVDLARRTARMLEGRKVRIVSIPSMELFDEQTPEYRNAVLGGGLRVAVEAGSTGLWYKYAGLDGIVYGLDHFGASAPAGELAREYGFTPENLTRIITEKLA, encoded by the coding sequence ATGATGACCGAGGCGAATCCCGCACTTGATGCCAAGGCCGTGAGCGTGCTCAAGGCTCTGGTCATGGATGCCACCCGCAAGGCCAACTCCGGCCATCCCGGCGGCCCCATGTCTTCCGCTGACATGGCCTACGTGCTGTTCAAAGAATTTCTCCGTTTCGACCCGTCCGATCCCCAGTGGTTCAACCGCGACCGCTTCATCCTGTCCGCAGGGCACGAATCCTCGCTGCTCTACGGCCTGCTGCATTTCTGCGACCTGCTCGAAATCGACGACCTGAAGGCCTTCCGCCAGTTCGGCAGCAAGACCCCCGGCCACCCCGAAATCGAACTCCCCGGCGTGGAAGTGACCACCGGTCCCCTCGGACAGGGCTTCGCCATGGGCGTGGGTGAGGCCGTTGCCGAAGCGCTGCTGCGCAGCAAGCTCGGCGACGAGACCATCGACCACAACACCTTCGTGCTCGCTTCCGACGGCGACCTGCAGGAGCCTGTGGCCCTTGGCGCGGCTTCGCTGGCAGGCCTGTGGGGCCTCGGCAAGCTCGTGGTGCTCTACGACAAGAACGAAATCCAGTTGGCCGGTCCCACCAGCCGCTGCGACTGCGTCGACTACCGCAAGGTCTTCGAAGGCATGTGCTGGCAGGTTCTCGAAGTCGACGGACATGACCACGAAGCCATCCGCACCGCCATCGCCGAGGCGAAGAACGATCCCCGCCCGACCCTGATCATCGGCCATACCGTCATGGCCAAGGGCACCGCCACCCGCGAGGGCGATCATGAGACCCACGGCGCACCGCTGCCGCCCGAGGAAATCGCTGCCACCAAGGCCAAGTGGGGCCTTGATCCCGAGGCCGACTTCCAGGTGCCCGAGGATGTCCTCACCCATTTCCGTTCCCACTTCGGCTTCCTCGAAGCCGAATCCAAGAAGTGGATGCGCAAGCTGGTCACCCGGCGTGAAACCGATTCCGAGTTCGACGAGCTCTGGAACAACGTGACCGGCAGCCGCAGAAGCCTCAAGCTGCGCATGCCCGAATTCGAGGACGGTTCCTCCGTGGCCACCCGCAAGGCCTGGGGTTCCTGCCTGAACGAGATCATGCACCAGCTGCCGTTTTTGGCCGGCGGTTCCGCCGACCTCGACCCCTCCAACCAGACCGCCAAGTTCCGCGAGGCCATGGGCGTCTTCTGCGCCAGCGACCACGGCAAGCGGAACCTGTCCTTCGGCGTGCGTGAATTCCCCATGGGAGCCATCCTGAACGGCATGGCCGCTCACGGCGGCGTCATCCCCTTCGGTGCGACCTTCCTGGTCTTCTCCGACTACGAGCGCAACGCGCTGCGGATGTCCGCCCTGCAGAAGCTCCCCGTCCTGCACGTCTTTACGCATGATTCCTTCTACGTGGGCGAAGATGGCCCCACGCACCAGCCCATCGAGCACGCCAGCTCGCTGCGCCTCATCCCCAACATGCTCGTGTTCCGCCCGGCAGACGCCTACGAAACCCGCGCATGTCTGGAACTGGCTCTCACCCAGACAGAGCGCCCGAGCTGCCTGCTGCTGACCCGTCAGGGTCTCCCCGTGCTCGCGCCGTCCAGCCACCCCTCGGTGGTGGAAGGCCCCGCCCGCGGCGGTTACATCCTTGAGGACTGCGACGGCGAACCCGAAGTGACCATCATGGCCGCCGGTTCCGAGGTTGACCTCGCCCGCCGCACCGCCCGCATGCTCGAAGGCCGCAAGGTGCGCATTGTCAGCATCCCCTCCATGGAACTCTTCGACGAACAGACCCCCGAGTACCGCAACGCAGTGCTCGGCGGCGGCCTGCGCGTCGCCGTGGAAGCAGGCTCCACCGGCCTGTGGTACAAGTACGCCGGGCTCGACGGCATCGTTTACGGCCTCGACCATTTCGGCGCTTCCGCTCCCGCTGGAGAACTTGCAAGGGAATACGGCTTCACCCCCGAGAATCTCACCCGGATCATCACTGAAAAGCTCGCCTAG
- the glpX gene encoding class II fructose-bisphosphatase → MEAPERNLAMDLVRITEAAALASGRWLGKGNKEAGDQAAVDAMRLSFNSLPIAGTVIIGEGEKDEAPMLYNGEKVGAGGGFAVDVAVDPVEGTNLLAFGRPNAISVVGVAPKGAMFNPGPSFYMQKLVVPAAAKDVVHLDAPVKDNLTKVAKALGKDVDDLVVFVLDKPRHKQLIQEIRETGARIQLHTDGDVAGSLMAINPNSEVDIMMGTGGTPEGVLSACAIRAMGGEMLARLDPRSKKEEQALMDAGIDIREIFTVRTLVKTDDTFFAATGISGGTFLKGVTYTGNGATTHSLVMRGKTGSIRYIEAVHSWDKLMRFSSVKYD, encoded by the coding sequence GTGGAAGCCCCCGAACGCAATCTCGCAATGGATCTGGTCCGCATAACGGAAGCTGCGGCACTCGCCTCTGGCCGCTGGCTCGGCAAGGGCAACAAGGAAGCCGGAGATCAGGCTGCCGTTGATGCCATGCGCCTGTCCTTCAACTCCCTGCCCATCGCGGGCACCGTCATCATCGGCGAAGGGGAGAAGGACGAAGCCCCCATGCTCTACAACGGCGAAAAGGTCGGCGCGGGCGGCGGTTTTGCCGTCGACGTCGCGGTTGACCCCGTCGAGGGAACCAACCTCCTCGCCTTCGGCCGTCCCAACGCCATCTCCGTGGTCGGCGTGGCTCCCAAGGGTGCCATGTTCAACCCCGGCCCCAGCTTCTACATGCAGAAGCTCGTCGTGCCCGCCGCCGCGAAGGACGTGGTGCACCTCGACGCCCCGGTGAAGGACAACCTGACCAAGGTTGCCAAGGCGCTCGGCAAGGACGTGGACGACCTCGTCGTCTTCGTGCTGGACAAGCCCCGCCACAAGCAGCTCATTCAGGAAATCCGCGAAACCGGCGCACGCATTCAGCTGCACACCGACGGCGACGTGGCTGGCTCGCTCATGGCCATCAACCCCAATTCCGAGGTTGACATCATGATGGGCACCGGCGGCACCCCCGAGGGCGTGCTCTCCGCCTGCGCCATCCGCGCCATGGGCGGCGAAATGCTCGCCCGCCTCGACCCGCGCTCCAAGAAGGAGGAGCAGGCTCTCATGGATGCCGGCATCGACATCCGAGAGATCTTCACCGTCCGCACGCTGGTCAAGACGGACGACACCTTCTTCGCCGCCACCGGCATCTCCGGTGGCACCTTCCTTAAGGGCGTGACGTACACCGGCAACGGTGCCACCACCCACTCCCTCGTCATGCGCGGCAAGACCGGCTCCATCCGCTACATCGAGGCCGTGCACAGCTGGGACAAGCTGATGCGCTTCTCCTCCGTGAAGTACGACTAA
- a CDS encoding thiamine pyrophosphate-dependent enzyme → MVTADDFGTYKTSWCPGCGNFGIIAAVKQALAEEGIAPNEALVVSGIGQAAKLPHYMRVNFFNGLHGRALPVAQGARLANRRLKILVTSGDGCTYGEGGNHFLAAIRRNMDLTVIVHDNQIYGLTKGQASPTTMSEQVTKAQPWGVASEAFNPVAVAVAMNAGFVARGFSGMQAHLADLIRQAMNHEGFALVDVLQPCVSFNKVNTQAWYRERCYELPPEHDPTDRTAAMARAWEFGERIPIGVLYRTDRPTFESRFRHLEGPPLAEREEDRAALERIMMHYA, encoded by the coding sequence ATGGTAACCGCAGACGACTTCGGAACGTATAAGACCTCGTGGTGTCCCGGATGCGGCAACTTCGGCATCATCGCGGCCGTGAAGCAGGCGCTGGCCGAGGAGGGCATAGCGCCGAACGAGGCGCTGGTGGTCTCGGGTATCGGGCAGGCGGCAAAGCTGCCGCACTACATGCGGGTGAATTTCTTCAACGGTCTGCACGGGCGGGCGCTTCCCGTGGCGCAAGGCGCGCGGCTGGCCAATCGCCGCCTGAAGATTCTCGTCACCAGTGGCGACGGCTGCACCTATGGCGAGGGCGGCAACCATTTCCTCGCGGCCATCAGGCGTAACATGGACCTCACCGTCATCGTGCACGACAATCAGATATACGGGCTTACCAAGGGCCAGGCCAGCCCGACCACCATGAGCGAGCAGGTAACCAAGGCCCAGCCGTGGGGCGTGGCCTCCGAGGCGTTCAACCCGGTGGCTGTGGCCGTGGCCATGAACGCCGGGTTCGTGGCGCGGGGATTTTCCGGCATGCAGGCGCATCTGGCCGATCTCATCCGGCAGGCCATGAATCACGAGGGATTCGCCCTTGTGGATGTTCTTCAGCCTTGCGTTTCCTTCAACAAGGTCAATACGCAAGCATGGTATCGCGAACGGTGCTACGAATTGCCGCCGGAGCATGATCCCACCGACCGGACGGCGGCCATGGCGCGGGCGTGGGAGTTCGGCGAGAGGATTCCGATCGGCGTGCTGTATCGTACAGACAGGCCAACCTTCGAGAGCCGCTTCCGTCATCTGGAAGGTCCGCCGCTGGCCGAACGCGAGGAGGACCGCGCGGCGCTGGAGCGGATTATGATGCACTACGCCTGA
- a CDS encoding 2-oxoacid:acceptor oxidoreductase subunit alpha, translating into MSERGVNVVIGGAAGQGLATVGRLLAKALMRAGYNVAVSQVYMSRIRGGHNTFAIRAGTAPVGGPDEEMDLLVALNQEAVDLNAHALRKGGLLLLDAELDAKEAPSLSLPLAELAPEAILRNVAGLGVVGALLGLGQDVFETLLSETFARKGETVVARNHAVLAKAYEWAYSRNVPFAALPEAEPRTGRLLMNGNDALALGAMAAGANFCSFYPMTPGTSIAQALISHGAELGVVVEQAEDEIAAINMALGASYAGARAIVPTSGGGFALMTEGLSLAAVAETPIVCAVAQRPGPATGLPTHTEQADLNLVLHAGHGEFPRAVLAPGSVEDCFHLAHRAIDQAELHQSPVIILTDQHLADSLCAVDAFDLDALPPVSRPATHAEVGDDYERYAETESGVSPRLLPGFGPHVVVADSHEHRPDGHITEDPDIRVTQNEKRLRKGLGLWRDALPPQVSGDESPDLLLVCWGSSGDAVREAASVMRGHGVRTGVVHFTQVWPLRADAFLGEFDSAREVVCVESNATGQFAALLRRETGFGFSYLVLRHDGLPLTARYIVDRLDARVCSSPEEG; encoded by the coding sequence ATGTCCGAACGCGGGGTGAATGTCGTCATCGGTGGAGCGGCAGGGCAGGGGTTGGCAACGGTGGGCCGTCTGCTGGCCAAGGCACTGATGCGGGCCGGATACAATGTGGCCGTGTCGCAGGTGTACATGTCGCGCATCCGTGGCGGACATAATACCTTCGCCATTCGCGCGGGGACGGCGCCCGTCGGCGGGCCTGACGAGGAAATGGATCTGCTGGTGGCGCTGAATCAGGAGGCCGTGGATCTCAATGCCCATGCTCTGCGCAAGGGCGGGCTGCTCCTGTTGGATGCCGAACTGGACGCAAAGGAGGCCCCCAGCCTTTCGTTGCCGCTGGCGGAATTGGCTCCGGAGGCGATTTTGCGCAATGTCGCTGGGCTTGGCGTCGTCGGGGCGCTGCTGGGCCTCGGGCAGGACGTGTTCGAGACGCTTCTGTCCGAAACCTTCGCCCGCAAGGGGGAGACCGTCGTCGCCCGCAATCACGCCGTGCTCGCAAAGGCCTACGAGTGGGCGTATTCGCGAAATGTGCCCTTTGCCGCGCTACCGGAGGCGGAACCTCGGACGGGGCGTCTGCTGATGAACGGCAACGACGCCCTCGCGCTGGGAGCCATGGCGGCGGGGGCGAACTTCTGTTCCTTCTATCCCATGACGCCGGGCACTTCCATCGCGCAAGCGCTTATCAGTCATGGCGCGGAGCTTGGCGTGGTCGTGGAGCAGGCCGAGGACGAGATAGCAGCCATCAACATGGCCCTTGGCGCGTCCTATGCCGGGGCGCGGGCCATCGTGCCGACCTCGGGCGGCGGTTTCGCGCTTATGACCGAAGGCTTGAGCCTTGCCGCCGTGGCCGAGACGCCCATCGTCTGCGCCGTGGCACAGCGCCCCGGACCGGCGACGGGCCTGCCCACGCACACCGAGCAGGCAGACCTGAATCTCGTGCTCCACGCGGGGCATGGCGAATTCCCGCGAGCCGTGCTCGCGCCGGGAAGCGTCGAGGACTGTTTCCACCTCGCCCATCGGGCCATTGATCAGGCCGAGCTGCACCAGAGTCCGGTCATCATCCTTACGGATCAGCATCTGGCCGACAGCCTGTGTGCCGTGGACGCCTTCGATCTCGATGCCCTGCCACCGGTGAGCCGCCCGGCAACGCACGCCGAGGTGGGTGATGACTACGAGCGTTACGCCGAGACGGAAAGCGGCGTTTCGCCACGGCTGCTGCCGGGGTTTGGCCCGCATGTGGTGGTGGCGGATTCGCACGAGCATCGGCCGGATGGGCACATCACGGAGGACCCGGACATTCGCGTGACGCAGAACGAGAAGCGCCTGCGCAAGGGACTTGGCCTGTGGCGAGACGCTTTGCCACCGCAAGTGAGCGGCGACGAATCGCCCGATCTGCTGCTGGTGTGCTGGGGTTCGAGCGGCGATGCGGTGCGCGAGGCAGCGTCGGTCATGCGCGGGCACGGCGTGCGTACGGGCGTGGTCCATTTCACGCAGGTCTGGCCGCTTCGCGCGGACGCCTTTCTTGGGGAGTTCGACAGCGCGCGGGAGGTCGTGTGCGTGGAGAGCAACGCCACGGGGCAGTTCGCGGCGCTCCTCAGGCGGGAGACGGGGTTTGGTTTTAGCTACCTTGTGCTGCGGCACGACGGGCTACCGCTCACGGCCCGGTATATCGTGGACAGGCTCGATGCGCGGGTGTGCTCGTCACCGGAGGAGGGCTGA
- a CDS encoding ferritin: MLSGTMEKALSEQIKWELYSSYLYLSMSGYFATKGLPGFANWMRIQAQEELFHAMKFHDYVLERGGRVKLAVIDAPPATWKHPEEVFEETLKHEQQVTRRINDLMDVAQKEKDHACGIFLQWFISEQVEEEDSVSDALNKLRLVGKDGGGLFMLDRELGMRVFTPPTAAQ; the protein is encoded by the coding sequence ATGTTGAGCGGGACGATGGAAAAGGCCTTGAGCGAACAGATCAAGTGGGAACTGTATTCGAGCTATCTCTACCTTTCCATGTCGGGCTATTTCGCCACGAAGGGCCTGCCGGGATTCGCGAACTGGATGCGCATCCAGGCGCAGGAGGAACTGTTCCACGCCATGAAGTTCCACGACTATGTCCTTGAGCGCGGGGGACGGGTGAAGCTGGCGGTCATCGACGCGCCGCCCGCGACGTGGAAGCATCCCGAAGAGGTGTTCGAGGAGACCCTCAAGCACGAGCAGCAGGTTACCCGGCGCATCAACGATCTCATGGATGTGGCGCAGAAGGAGAAGGACCACGCCTGCGGTATCTTCCTGCAATGGTTCATTTCGGAGCAGGTCGAGGAGGAGGACAGCGTAAGCGATGCGTTGAACAAGCTACGGCTGGTGGGCAAGGACGGCGGCGGGCTGTTCATGCTGGATCGCGAGCTTGGCATGCGCGTGTTCACCCCGCCGACCGCCGCGCAGTAG
- a CDS encoding dual CXXC motif small (seleno)protein, with translation MHTPSVFNRSPRQAETKMTCKTCHGSLRVIRSCREVFMFCDKCGGRFPLGEYTEFFDQIEEFMNNVPCDRI, from the coding sequence ATGCACACCCCTTCCGTCTTCAACCGTTCCCCCCGTCAGGCGGAAACGAAAATGACCTGCAAGACCTGCCACGGTTCCCTTCGGGTCATCCGTTCCTGCCGAGAAGTCTTCATGTTCTGCGACAAGTGCGGCGGCCGCTTTCCCCTTGGAGAGTACACGGAATTCTTCGATCAGATCGAGGAGTTCATGAACAACGTGCCCTGCGACCGAATCTGA
- a CDS encoding FlgO family outer membrane protein, translating into MNRHALITAAVLALAVAPIARADEQPATPGEHMIAAQNEAPALDPGSGVTSKYGGSIHLDGTRHSLRNQGQVHPGVLVHDGDKGYIWLHSDQPMPAPDEHAAAAEELRLKVRELAAQLLAPGTDLGGAVTMPVSFVDQDDFDHSSSFGRFIAEQMFNDLTRQGIGVREYRALPAVATRPQDGEFALTRDMERAVPQLASGLVLAGTYYFDKHSVFVNARLFRPSDQMVVRTASVAFPQTPLTRSMLAKGAALRLRTAEVELKSYDEMKDKTTLGYMLEQEDLH; encoded by the coding sequence ATGAACAGACACGCACTCATCACCGCGGCCGTCCTGGCCCTTGCCGTCGCCCCCATCGCCCGGGCCGACGAGCAACCGGCCACGCCCGGCGAACATATGATCGCCGCCCAGAACGAGGCCCCTGCCCTCGATCCCGGCAGCGGCGTCACCTCGAAATACGGCGGTTCCATCCATCTGGACGGCACGCGGCACAGCCTGCGCAATCAGGGGCAGGTTCATCCCGGCGTGCTGGTCCACGACGGCGACAAGGGCTACATATGGCTCCACTCGGACCAGCCCATGCCCGCGCCGGACGAACACGCCGCAGCGGCGGAAGAACTGCGGCTCAAGGTCCGCGAGCTCGCCGCGCAACTCCTCGCCCCCGGCACAGACCTCGGCGGCGCGGTAACCATGCCCGTCTCCTTCGTCGATCAGGACGATTTCGACCATTCGTCCTCCTTCGGCCGCTTCATCGCGGAACAGATGTTCAACGACCTGACGCGGCAAGGCATCGGCGTGCGCGAATACCGCGCCCTGCCCGCCGTGGCCACCCGCCCGCAGGACGGCGAATTCGCCCTCACGCGGGACATGGAACGCGCCGTACCGCAGCTTGCCTCCGGACTCGTGCTGGCGGGCACCTACTATTTCGACAAGCACAGCGTCTTCGTGAACGCCCGGCTGTTCCGGCCCTCGGATCAGATGGTGGTCCGCACCGCGTCGGTAGCCTTCCCGCAGACGCCGCTCACCCGTAGCATGCTGGCCAAGGGCGCGGCCCTGCGCCTGCGCACGGCCGAGGTGGAACTCAAATCCTACGATGAGATGAAGGACAAGACCACGCTCGGCTACATGCTTGAGCAGGAGGACCTGCACTAG
- a CDS encoding FlgO family outer membrane protein, whose protein sequence is MTGKIITTLALLVLVPFCAIAGGVPDMADSIAASLDAQLVERLGLDEGPARGTTLIVTTPASLDDLEQSSPLARLLGEEMAGWFVRSGYSVQDVRKGKNILLKPGRGELLLTRDVQLADNRFVKSAVLLTGTYTQTSRNVRFNIRLIHAPSNEVLAMASATLPLTSEVTELLDEKSRDEMTRIRPSVRTGILRSANSMPWQRPTPLIPPGPVAQGPDTIDLTQ, encoded by the coding sequence ATGACAGGAAAGATCATCACAACGCTCGCCCTTCTGGTCCTCGTACCCTTCTGCGCCATCGCGGGGGGAGTGCCGGACATGGCGGACAGCATCGCCGCGAGCCTCGACGCGCAACTCGTTGAACGGCTGGGGCTCGACGAAGGCCCCGCGCGCGGAACCACGCTCATCGTGACCACGCCCGCCAGCCTCGACGATCTCGAACAAAGTTCTCCACTCGCGCGGCTGCTCGGCGAAGAAATGGCGGGCTGGTTCGTCCGGTCCGGCTACAGCGTGCAGGACGTCCGCAAGGGCAAGAACATCCTGCTCAAGCCCGGACGCGGCGAGCTGCTCCTCACGCGGGACGTGCAATTGGCGGACAACCGCTTCGTGAAGAGCGCCGTGCTCCTCACCGGCACCTACACGCAGACCAGCCGCAATGTGCGCTTCAACATCCGCCTGATCCACGCGCCCTCGAACGAGGTGTTGGCAATGGCCAGCGCCACCCTGCCTCTTACCTCCGAGGTGACGGAACTCCTCGACGAAAAATCCCGCGACGAGATGACGCGCATCCGTCCCTCCGTGCGCACAGGCATCCTGCGCAGCGCCAACTCCATGCCGTGGCAGCGCCCAACGCCCCTCATTCCACCTGGACCGGTGGCGCAGGGACCTGACACCATCGATCTCACGCAATAA
- a CDS encoding trimeric intracellular cation channel family protein: MLYFLDIFGTLIFAISGAFKASRRELDILGALVLATATGVGGGIIRDMVLGATPPAAFHDESYLFVCLAGGVTVIFIAPRIARRWNMVMAADALGLGVFSAIGAAKAAAYGLGPMGTIMMAALTAVGGGVIRDVLVCEVPAVIRTDFYATAAILGGATFVALHACGVGQSWLLFATTITATGLRLLAMRFHLRLPKVRRLDESAIPNERD, from the coding sequence ATGCTCTATTTCCTGGACATCTTCGGTACACTGATATTCGCCATATCCGGCGCATTCAAAGCATCACGCCGCGAGTTAGACATCCTCGGCGCGCTGGTTCTCGCCACGGCTACGGGCGTCGGCGGCGGCATCATCCGCGACATGGTCCTCGGGGCCACACCGCCCGCCGCATTCCACGATGAATCCTACCTTTTCGTCTGCCTCGCAGGCGGCGTCACCGTCATTTTCATCGCCCCCCGCATCGCTCGCCGCTGGAACATGGTCATGGCGGCGGACGCCCTCGGCCTCGGCGTATTCTCGGCCATTGGCGCAGCAAAGGCCGCCGCGTACGGTCTTGGCCCCATGGGCACCATCATGATGGCCGCGCTGACCGCCGTGGGCGGCGGCGTCATCCGCGACGTGCTTGTCTGCGAAGTGCCCGCCGTCATCCGCACGGATTTCTACGCCACGGCGGCCATCCTCGGCGGCGCGACCTTCGTGGCCCTGCACGCATGTGGCGTCGGCCAGTCGTGGCTACTTTTCGCGACCACCATCACCGCCACGGGCCTGCGACTTCTCGCCATGCGCTTTCACCTGCGCCTGCCCAAGGTCCGACGGCTGGACGAATCGGCAATCCCAAACGAACGGGATTGA